A stretch of Patagioenas fasciata isolate bPatFas1 chromosome 4, bPatFas1.hap1, whole genome shotgun sequence DNA encodes these proteins:
- the ZDHHC2 gene encoding palmitoyltransferase ZDHHC2 isoform X2: protein MTNIGEKVVCLVAYHIFFVLFIWSYWKTIFTLPMNPSKEFHLSYSDKESLEREPRGESQQEVLRRAAKDLPIYTRTMSGAIRYCDRCHLVKPDRCHHCSVCDKCILKMDHHCPWVNNCVGFSNYKFFLLFLAYSLLYCLFIAATDLQYFIKFWTNGLPDTQAKFHIMFLFFAAAMFSVSLSSLFGYHCWLVSKNKSTLEVFRAPIFRHRTDKNGFSLGFSKNLRQVFGDEKKYWLLPVFSSLGDGCSFPTCLVNQDPEQASTPGGLNSTSKNENHLFPAKPLRDSQSHLLTDTSSWSETSTKAENGKVGMSNPALTMENET, encoded by the exons Atgacaaatattggagaaaaag ttgTATGCCTGGTTGCGTACCACATATTTTTCGTGCTGTTCATCTGGTCATATTGGAAAACAATCTTTACGCTACCAATGAACCCTTCAAAAGAA TTCCATCTATCATATTCAGACAAGGAATCTCTAGAGAGGGAGCCTAGAGGTGAATCCCAACAAGAAGTCTTAAGACGGGCAGCCAAGGATCTTCCTATCTACACACGGACAATGTCTGGAG CAATCAGATACTGTGACAGATGCCACCTTGTAAAACCAGATCGTTGCCATCACTGCTCTGTATGCGAcaa ATGCATTTTGAAAATGGATCATCATTGCCCATG ggtGAACAACTGTGTAGGATTCTCCAATTAcaaattttttcttctcttcttggcTTACTCTCTACTGTATTGCCTTTTCATTGCTGCAACGGATTTACAGTATTTTATCAAGTTTTGGACA aatggCCTTCCTGATACTCAAGCCAAGTTCCACATCATGTTTTTATTCTTTGCTGCAGCTATGTTTTCTGTCAGTTTGTCTTCTCTCTTTGGATATCACTGTTGGCTTGTCAGCAAGAATAAGTCTACATTAG aggtATTCAGAGCTCCCATATTTCGTCATAGAACAGACAAGAATGGCTTTAGCCTGGGCTTCAGCAAAAACCTAAGGCAGGTGTTTGGTGATGAGAAGAAATACTGGTTGCTGCCAGTGTTTTCAAG TCTAGGGGATGGTTGCTCCTTCCCAACTTGCCTTGTTAATCAGGATCCTGAGCAAGCTTCCACACCTGGTGGTCTTAATTCAACATCCAAAAA TGAGAACCACCTGTTTCCTGCAAAGCCGTTGCGTGATTCCCAGAGCCACCTTCTTACAGATACATCATCTTGGTCAGAAACTAGTACGAAGGCTGAAAATGGCAAAGTTG GTATGAGCAATCCTGCACTAACCATGGAAAATGAAACCTAA
- the ZDHHC2 gene encoding palmitoyltransferase ZDHHC2 isoform X1 has product MRCGKMAAPPPPPPAGAPGAWGGVRRRCQRLLYWVPVLFISSILCWSYYAYVTQLCLLTMTNIGEKVVCLVAYHIFFVLFIWSYWKTIFTLPMNPSKEFHLSYSDKESLEREPRGESQQEVLRRAAKDLPIYTRTMSGAIRYCDRCHLVKPDRCHHCSVCDKCILKMDHHCPWVNNCVGFSNYKFFLLFLAYSLLYCLFIAATDLQYFIKFWTNGLPDTQAKFHIMFLFFAAAMFSVSLSSLFGYHCWLVSKNKSTLEVFRAPIFRHRTDKNGFSLGFSKNLRQVFGDEKKYWLLPVFSSLGDGCSFPTCLVNQDPEQASTPGGLNSTSKNENHLFPAKPLRDSQSHLLTDTSSWSETSTKAENGKVGMSNPALTMENET; this is encoded by the exons ATGCGGTGCGGGAAGATGGcggcaccgccgccgccgccaccagcCGGGGCGCCAGGCGCTTGGGGGGGCGTGCGGCGGCGCTGCCAGCGGCTGCTCTACTGGGTGCCAGTGCTCTTCATCTCCAGCATCCTCTGCTGGTCCTACTACGCCTATGTCACCCAGCTCTGCCTGC tgACAAtgacaaatattggagaaaaag ttgTATGCCTGGTTGCGTACCACATATTTTTCGTGCTGTTCATCTGGTCATATTGGAAAACAATCTTTACGCTACCAATGAACCCTTCAAAAGAA TTCCATCTATCATATTCAGACAAGGAATCTCTAGAGAGGGAGCCTAGAGGTGAATCCCAACAAGAAGTCTTAAGACGGGCAGCCAAGGATCTTCCTATCTACACACGGACAATGTCTGGAG CAATCAGATACTGTGACAGATGCCACCTTGTAAAACCAGATCGTTGCCATCACTGCTCTGTATGCGAcaa ATGCATTTTGAAAATGGATCATCATTGCCCATG ggtGAACAACTGTGTAGGATTCTCCAATTAcaaattttttcttctcttcttggcTTACTCTCTACTGTATTGCCTTTTCATTGCTGCAACGGATTTACAGTATTTTATCAAGTTTTGGACA aatggCCTTCCTGATACTCAAGCCAAGTTCCACATCATGTTTTTATTCTTTGCTGCAGCTATGTTTTCTGTCAGTTTGTCTTCTCTCTTTGGATATCACTGTTGGCTTGTCAGCAAGAATAAGTCTACATTAG aggtATTCAGAGCTCCCATATTTCGTCATAGAACAGACAAGAATGGCTTTAGCCTGGGCTTCAGCAAAAACCTAAGGCAGGTGTTTGGTGATGAGAAGAAATACTGGTTGCTGCCAGTGTTTTCAAG TCTAGGGGATGGTTGCTCCTTCCCAACTTGCCTTGTTAATCAGGATCCTGAGCAAGCTTCCACACCTGGTGGTCTTAATTCAACATCCAAAAA TGAGAACCACCTGTTTCCTGCAAAGCCGTTGCGTGATTCCCAGAGCCACCTTCTTACAGATACATCATCTTGGTCAGAAACTAGTACGAAGGCTGAAAATGGCAAAGTTG GTATGAGCAATCCTGCACTAACCATGGAAAATGAAACCTAA